In the Malaclemys terrapin pileata isolate rMalTer1 chromosome 3, rMalTer1.hap1, whole genome shotgun sequence genome, TATGGGTTTACGCCTTTCTCCCAATCTGAGCAAAATGTGTATAGGACAGCAAAAGGCCTAGGAACCACTTATGTTCTCAAAATAGGGTATAAAGTGGACCTTAAATAGTACATGGGCCTTATATGCTAGCCTTCTGTACAGAGGGTTATTTAACCTGCTCAGAAGAAATTactctcctttttttttgttcctccgtcgtcaaaaatatatatatatgagatcACATTTCCTGATCCAAATGAACAAACTTCACAAACCAAGATTATGTATAAAATGTGACTAAAATACACTAGTTCCTATGTGAGTGACAATGCTTCCTTAACTGCCTCAGATAAGTTTTTGGTATTCCAATTACTAGTCTCAGTTTTTATCTTTTTTGTAACAATTCGCTCATGGTTTTTGTCAGAGTAGACAAACAATATGAATTTCAATACTGTTATactgaggaaaagagaaaggagcGTAAACTCTAGCAAGTCAGGTGTAAAATTATAATTAGTcaggccaaaaagaatttgaagagtaactagcaaaagacacaaactaaCTGCAATTTttcttaagtacatcagaagcaggaagccttccaaacaatcagtggggccactggatgatcaaggtgctaaaggagaactcaaggaacacaaggccattgtggagaagctactTGAATTCTTTCCATCAGTTTTCACTgtggaggatgtgagggagattcccacacctgagccattctttttaggtgacaaatttgaggaattctctcagattgaggtgtcagtagaggagattttggaacaaattgatacattaaacagcaataagttgCCAGGACCAgaaggtattcacccaagaattctgaaggaactcaaatatgaaattgcaaagcTACTAACTGTAGCATGTAACCTACCATTTAAATCAGCGTCTGTACCAggtaactggaggatagctaatgtgatgccaattttttaaaaaggcggcagaggcaatcctggcaattacaggcctgtaagcctaacttcagtaccaggaaaattggttgaaactataataaacaACAGAATTATAAGACACATAGATGACCTCAATTTTCTGGGAAAGAggcaacatggcttttgtaaagggaaatcatacctcaccaatctattagaattctttgagggagtcagcaaatgtggacaaattgatcCATTgaatatagtgtatttggacgttcagaaagcctttgacaaggtcacaCGCtagaggctcttaagcaaaataagcattcATGGAATAAAAGGGCAGGCCCTCTCTTGTATCAGtaaatggttaaaagacaggaaacaaatggtaagaataaatggtcagttttcacaatggacagaggtaagtaatggggtcccccaaagatctgtactggaaccagtggtgttcaccatattcataaattatctggaaaaagagataaacagtgaggtggcaaagtttgcagacatacaaaattactcaaggtagttaagtccaaagctgactgtgaagagatACAAAGAAATCTCACAGAACTGAGTAACTgaacaagaaaatggcagatgaaattcagtgttgctaaatgcaaagtaatgcacattgggaagcAATCCCAACAGTACATGTAAAATGATGGGTCTATATGACTGTCaccagtcaagaaagagatcttggagtcatcctggatagttctctgagaacatctgctcaatgtgcagcagcagtcaaaaaagctaacagaatgctaggaaccattaggaaagggatagataataagagaaaatatcataatggcactatataaatccatggtacacccacatcttcaataatgtgtgcagttctagtcacccccatctaaaaaaagttatattagaattggaaaatgtacagcgaagggcaacaaaaatgattaggggtatggaatagcttccttATGAGGAATGATTGAAAAGAGTGGGACCATTCAGTTTAGAAaggagacaactaaggggggatatgatagaagtctttaaaatcatgactagcgtggaaaaagtgaataggaacatgttatttattccttcatatAACATAATAACCAAGGATtgcctgatgaaattaataggcagctggtttaaaacaaacaaaaggaagtacgtcttcacacaacacatagtcaatctgtggaacttctTCTCAGagaatgttgtaaaggccaaaagtataattatgttcaaaaaagaactaaataagttcatggaggataggtccatcaatggctattagccaagatggtcagggatgcaacccaatACTCTGGGTGTCCTTGAgtctttgactgccagaagctgggactggagaaCAGAGGACGGATCACACAATAAGTGgcctgttctgatcattccctctgaagcatctggcatcagctactgtcagaagacaggatactgggctagatagaccattggtctgacccagtatggccattcttatgttgtttaCTAATGTAAAGGAAACTCAAGCAGTGGTGTCATGAGTAGGTACAGATGCTAACTCAAGACCATTTTTTCTTTAACAATGTTTATTCTCAGCACATAAGATTTTGGCTTGGACTTGTAACATTTCGGAATGACTTTCTGAAATACTGAGTTTTGTCTCAGTCATTTCAGACAAACCTATCCCTACCTGGAACACTGAAGCATAGGCCCCAAACTTATAAACACATATGCAGATGAGTAATAACAATGATGAGCATGGGCACAGGAACAGAAGAGGGCCTGGGCACAGATCTGATTGGGCTTCACCTACTGGTGGCTCAGCCAGCTGTGAGGTGACCCAGCCATTGGACTCCAGGTATTTTAAGCCCCTCAGACTCTGAACAGGGTCCAGTCATTGCCCCTGTCTTGGAGTCTCTAGGCACActcttggggtgcagactctTGGGAAGCCATGGCAGCTGTTTAGCATCTCCTCCTGAGAACTGTGACCCCATGGCCCAGCTGCCTAGCACCTGGGCTTTGTGCTGACTCCTCAGGTCCTTCTGTAGGTTAAAACACACCCTCTCTCAGAACTCCACTCAAAAGTGTGAGCCTTATGGGTTACCTCCTCAAAGGGCCACGTGGTGGGTATAGCATATAACACAAAAACACCTTTCACAGAATTCTAATGTATTATTGCTCTTTATTTAAGCACAGAAAATACAAATTACAGATCATATAGAAAACAACAAACATCCTGAACACAATGCTCCTCATTCTAGCTCACCCTTCCTTTGGAAGTCCTTAGGGGACCAGTATTCAGGTAGATAGAGTtcactcccccaccctcccacccccgcaggCTCTTGCAGTAGTTTTCCTCATCCTGAGCTTGTGAAAATGGCCAACAAATCCAAAACAGAGCAGCTTCTGCCCTTTTATAACCTTCCAGTCCCTCAAACTTCTGACTCCCTGGTCAGCCTTAACAGATGACCTTAGGGTTATACTAAGTAACTTTGTTATCAGGCAACTTCTCCCCTGACAAACCAATTCTCCAGGGTAGATGCCAGTCTTTTGTCTAGGGTGTTTTCTTTTTGAATATTTAGTGACCCTCTATTATTAGGCCTTTGCCACTAAACTTGTTGCAATTTCAGTCCAACACACGAAGGTGAAAGCACAACAAAGAACACATAAGGCTGCACCTTCAAAATGCATTTTGCAGCGTGCTAAGGATACATACAGAGATCTGATAATCTCACACATGTTAAAGATACAGCAATATCCTGCAAAATCCTTGAAAAcctttactgaattaagtttaagtatcttgcGGATCCATTTTGTAAAATAATGGTTTAGGTATAATTTTGGGCCAGGATCATATGTAACCTCTCTAGTTGGGAGATGTGATGTAAGGCCCGAATGCTCAAGAAACTATATTGGACAATGTGTATGACAAAAATGGACTTTGGGGATAATATGTATGAAATGAACTTCCTGGGATATAAAGAAGAGGTGtatgcaaattccccacctctggttatgcaacaatccagccttttgaagctatgtccTGAGGAGTGAGCCATTGTCTGTTGATCACATAAGGCCAAGCTCAAAGACCAAAGCTATATAAAGGAAAGACTAAACTATTCAtggttgttctggttctgaatctgagacagttatgaactAGTAGGCACAGGGAAAACCctagttgtgggttttgaaggactgatccCAAGGATGGAGTTGGAGTGTCCTCTAGGAAGCTTTTTAACATGCATTACTTCTGGTAAACTTTCATTGTTTTTCATATGTTTTCTCGGTAATACTTTCACCTTAAGACTAAAGTGCTTGTTTATAAATacctgtgtggtaacttgtaacagCTGGCAATTACAGATGTTCAGAGCCTTCAGAGAGAcagcaaagcacagatgctggcctatctaggcagcctggcttgctggggatatcatagTGTAAGCAGGGAaatgtgcagcctggaaaaaccctggtcaggaggaaGAAAGATGCAAGTCTCTTCCCAAGCTAAGTGATGGCTGAGGtgctgggagcctagagtgggtgcccttgaggAACCACAGAGGTGGGATATGGGTTGCAGTTGCCCTGGTGACAGTACAGACAATTCCCCAAATCATTACATGTTCTCAGGGAGATGGTTCTGGTTTTCCGAGCCTGTGCCAATCCTGCGCTCTCAGCTGCTTTAACTTATGCCACCTGAATAAGGGtctctatgggcttgtctacacataaactGCTACAGtggtgccactgtagcgcttcaaagaagatgctacctatgccgtCAGCGTAAGTAATCCACCTACCCATCGACCTACTGCTGCCCACAGTGGGGGAGAGATCGCATTAACTGCGGCAaccagggatgtggatttttcataccctggAGTGATAgaattataccaacataagttcaTAATATAGACTAGGCCTAAGGGTCTGAACACCACTAAAGGATCGACCTGCATTTCTGAGGAACATATAAACCATGGAAAATATAGGTTTGGAATGGAAGTGCCATCTCAACCATACGTCTATACCTACTCAAACTCTTTGAGGAAGAAAGGACCTAAATCATATATGGCCCGCAGCTCCCTTGCCCTCACCAGCCCAGCAGATGCACAGTCCCCCAGCAAGTGGCCTCCGGGCAGACGAACCCTGCCATGTTCAGAGCTTGTGCCACCAACTTTTCACATGCAGAAACCCATGGGGCAGGGGAatttctggggcaggctgggggtaggccagaggagggagggagtatATTGGCACCATGGCCAGTGTAGTTAGGGTAGTTCTGCACCCTAGctattccaaagccagaagactCATAGAAGCCATAGGCGCTAGAGTGCAATTCAGGGCTGCCCTAGTTTGCACTGGGAGCTGCACTGGAGCACAACAGACACATCGGGATGACACAAGCTGCTTCAATGGTTCCTCCGGTCTTAGCACTGGAATGAGTTTGGCCCAGAGTGtagaaaaatgagagagagagagagagagagagagagagagagagagagagaaatacccCACTGCAAGATTAATAAAGGTGGGATTGATTTTCTTTAACACACGTACCATTATGTATGACCTCAGTTTCCTCAGTCAGTACTCCTGACAAAGCAATTCTGTAATAATACTGAGATAACACCTGGTTGCTGGGGGAGCCAGTTAAATTTGCtttcaaaaaaataaaggaaggatCTTATAATGAGACTTAATTCAAACATATGCATGACAGTATATACTTAGTTAAACGACTGTCTTGTGATGAATCAAAGTATATTGTTTAATGATGTTTTTTCAGACTCTAAATATCTGTCAATATTTACACCTTTTACCAGAGGGATTTCACTTTATGGGATGATAACTAACTTTCCcttgtgttttctgtttttccACTCACCCCACCCCTCATTTTTGAGAGGACAGTGTGTGTGTACTGTGTCGTTAACTTTGCTAAGACAACTCAGAGGATAAAGCACTACTGAAACATGCGTCTCTTCCTGCCTTCTATTCACATTTTAATCTAGGGCTATATCTGAAGAAAAGCTTCTCAAAAGGTAAGGAATTAAGAATCCATCCAaccacagtgaagtcaatgggagttttgcaattgacttaaaTAGAAAGATCAGGCATCGaggaaatttaaataaataaatatgaataggtaaaaaataaattctatatTATAGCAGAGGAGAATATTTTCAATAATAAAGTATTCTTTGCTACTTATTTACCTATTTCAAAACGCTATTTAAAGCGGTAGTTACAACAGATATTTTGCTATGTTCTATTATTTACTAATAAATACACATTTGTGGTATACTGGTGGAAATAATAGGAATACTTTGGAattagtagccatgttagtctgtatccacaaaaacaacaaggagtctggtggcaccttaaagactaaagactagactttaaggtgccaccggactccttgttgtttttggaatTATTGTACTCTCACTCATGTCGACTTTAATTCTCTTTttcagaaagatttaaaaaactgaagaGCTTCACCAATTGGTGCCACATCATCACCAATGGTATACAAATGCAAATACTAAAAAATTCAGAATAGTTAACAACAAAAGCACAACATGACTTCAGTGCTTCAGAATGAAGAAGCACAATATTGCTTTGAGAATATTAATGGATCTTGCCATAAAACATCGTGGTCTTCTGGAATCCGGATAACTTTGTATGTTGTGCTTGGTTTTCTGACAATTCTTACACTAGGTGGAAACCTAATGGTAATGATTTCAATTGCTTATTTCAAACAGCTTCACTCTCCTACAAATATTTTGCTCGCCTCCTTGGCATGTGCTGATTTTTGTTTGGGTCTGACTGTGCTGCCCTTCAGCAGTATAAGATCTGTTGAAACATGCTGGTATTTTGGGGAAACATTCTGTAGATTCCATAGTTCTTTAGAACTATCTTTTTGTTATTCATCAATATTTCACTTGTGTTTCATCTCTGTTGATCGCTATGTTGCTGTTACTGATCCTCTAATTTACCCTCTCAAGTTCACAGTGCCTGTTTCAGGCTTGTTCATAGCTGTTGCCTGGATATTTTCATTAGTATTCAGTTTTTCTGTTGTCTTCACGGGGGCTAATGACAAAGGGATACAAGAATTAGTAAATGCCATCTCCTGTGTAGGGAGCTGTCAGATTCTCTTCAACAAAACATGGGTGGCTGTAACCTCCCTCCTTTATCTAATACCTTTTTTTACAACAATAGCACTTTACAGCAAGATCTTTGCTGTGGCTAAACGACAAGCTAGAATGATAGAGATGATGAGCAACAAGATCCAGTTGCCTGACACTTACAGTGACAGAGTTAGCAGAAGAGAGAGGAAAGCAGCTAAAACCATTGGTATTGCTGTGATTGCTTTTGTGGTATTCTGGTCACCTTATTCTATAACTGTAATAACTGATGCTTTTTTTAACTTCATAACACCACCCCTCGTCTTTGACATTGTGGTTTGGTTCACTTATTCCAACTCTGCCATTAATCCTTTGATTTACTCTCTCTTTTATCCTTGGTTTCGAAAAGCAATGAAAGTGATTGTGAGCTGTAAAATTCTCCGATTTGATTGTTCAACAATGAAtttatttccaaactgaaaacctATCCAATCCTGCACAGAGCTACTCACCTCACACTTCACAGTCATTCCCCTTTTCATAAAATCTGGCTGTGTATTTCTTTTTCTGGATGAAATATTTCATCTTGATTTTATACTTTGTACAGCTAGTTATCATTGTGAAAAACTGGTTTATCATATAATATCAAGACAATTTATTTACAGATACTGTTAAGTTAATACTAGCTTATGGTATGAAATAATAATAGAGCAATGTCCATTAGTTGTAATTGTGGAACTGAGAagataaaatgataaaaaatggtaaaaaaagaaagatcaaaaaTTAGTTTTTCAGTGAAATTCATCTCTATGTGTTAGGAAGTACTAAcaataaagaaaaacagaaatgatTTTCCAGTCTTTTAAAACCTGTATGGATCATTATTTACCAAAtgaacaatataaatattaatattttatacttATACATTACTGTCAGCTTATGGGTTCTTTACTTATACTAATGAATTATGTCCCCCAACACCTATATGGAATGGATATTATTATCTTCATTTAATGAATAAGAACATTGAATTTCAGAGTGAGATGGACgtttaactcccttaggctcctttgaaaaaccCAACCAAAGAGatcaaggacccaatcctgctacTTTTTAAAttggtggcaaaactcccattgacttttaatgtGAGCAAGAATAAGCCAACACTGACTTGTTCATATTCACACAGGAAATGTCCAGctctgtgccttaaccacaagaccaacctTTCTCTCAGGGAAGTATTGAGTAGAAATAAGACTCTTTCATGTGCACAAGGGTTCCTCACACAAAGGAGGGTTCTAGTAATAACAGActctaaaataaaacaataacctAACGTGAAATTCAGATACCAGTGaattcaatggtaaaactccccttGATGTCAACGGGACCAAGATTTTACCCCTGCTGTTTTGAAAGAAAACTGTCCTTTCCATTACAGGAGAAAATCCAATCACAAAACAGTCTTCTGTGTCACAGCAACAttctaaggacttgtctatacttgtaagttattttggtttaaaacaaggtgtgaatttaaagtgcaatagctAGTTATTCTGCAATGTCAATTCCAGTtaatttcccatgtagacaagctctaaaatATTTCTTACTAGCAGCAAGGGATCTGGATTTAAAACACTTGCTACAGAAGCCCTGGACAGGCCAGTTGTGAATGAGAAATATTTGTTAGTTTGCAATATTGCCATATAATAACAATAACTGCTTATTATCTGGTTTTCTAAATTGTAACAGAAGTAGGAGCATGCCATTGACTTTACTATAGTGGGCAAGCTAACTGTTTATCACATGAAGTAACTGGGATTTTGTTAATACAAATtccaaaaataactttttaaaaaattcaacaaACAACAGGATGCGCAAGTTAGGGAGGATGAAGGATACTTGAGCACAGACTTCAGAATGTagtgtggtattttcaaaagcacccaggactggcctaactctgctcctgttgaagaTTAAGTCCTACTCTAAATAATATGCAAAACACTATGGAGTGTAAATTTGTTTAAGTGGTTTTTCAATACATGTAATTAGCTTGTGAACTGTTTGGGCCAGGGACCATCTTCCACCATATGTTTATACACACCCTAGTACACTGGGGGCTGAGATTTCATTAGGCACTACcttaattcaaataaataaataaattattgttaTTCGTTCTGATAAGACACACTAATAAAAACTGCCTTGGAAACCTCTGGTATACAGTTTATCAtttcatgtatttattattaGTTTTATTGTTCTAAACTGAAGATAAAAGAAGCGTAAATCAAATGTTTGATATTAGAGGATAAAATACACAAGGCAGTCTGTACCATTTCAGCTCTGCAAAGAAGGTGGGCAGATGGCTGTGAACCATATGTACTACCATCTGGCTGGCAGAAGACAGTAGAatggggggaggtggaaggggacgAGCCATACACCCTTATGATACCGCAGTACTCATGGGCCAATGGCAGCCCTCCTTGGAGAAGAGGGCTGCGACTGATCAATCCTGAGACCTATAACAAGCAGTTTTATACTGCAGAATGGTCAATGAAACTTTACACGACCAGCCTGTACAGCAGAATCTGATCAGTTCAAAAGCACATTACTTTCTTTCCAGTTCACTTTCAGAATACCGTATACTGTACGGAATACTCATTCGCTTTTCAAGGTCTGGGAAAGACACACCTCTTCATGCAGCTTTCCCACAATAAGGAGGAATGTAGAGTGGCCAGGTGTCTgaatttcagagatgctgagtacacacaccttccattgacttcaaaaagaaTTTTGGGGACTAGTAACTGTGAAAATCAgcctcccaccctcccacccccttgctCCTTGTTTTTCTCTCATTCCCCTTAGTTTTTCTCTGCCTAATATGGGCACATGAAACATGTTTTTGCCTCAAGAGGAGCAGAGAAGATGGTACATAATCAGATAGCTATTTAACCCTGAACTAAGCACCCTACATGGATGGAAGTTCTAGAAATAGATAGATTAGACAGTCTGACAGATAATATTGCtcagaaacatttctttttcccctctcttggggCAATTTTGTGACCTGTTTTGtgatctacctctcctcccatccTGTAAAATCCTTGTGGCAACAACAACAATTGGTTCCAAGGAATAATAATATTAGGTAAATATTTAATAGATTTTTATCTGTCTTGTAATGTAAAATAGCTGCTGAAAATAAGGAGG is a window encoding:
- the LOC128834478 gene encoding trace amine-associated receptor 7a-like; this translates as MTSVLQNEEAQYCFENINGSCHKTSWSSGIRITLYVVLGFLTILTLGGNLMVMISIAYFKQLHSPTNILLASLACADFCLGLTVLPFSSIRSVETCWYFGETFCRFHSSLELSFCYSSIFHLCFISVDRYVAVTDPLIYPLKFTVPVSGLFIAVAWIFSLVFSFSVVFTGANDKGIQELVNAISCVGSCQILFNKTWVAVTSLLYLIPFFTTIALYSKIFAVAKRQARMIEMMSNKIQLPDTYSDRVSRRERKAAKTIGIAVIAFVVFWSPYSITVITDAFFNFITPPLVFDIVVWFTYSNSAINPLIYSLFYPWFRKAMKVIVSCKILRFDCSTMNLFPN